The Lycium barbarum isolate Lr01 chromosome 12, ASM1917538v2, whole genome shotgun sequence genome includes a region encoding these proteins:
- the LOC132624563 gene encoding uncharacterized protein LOC132624563, whose protein sequence is MNFYMGGSSNNNDSNSSSSSSSASSSLVFDDEVEMQLCMQTIHMNNYVLQCLQENQKNHPIRVGSIPGHLVINRDCEGVDNNLFLDDFSDNPCFNEGMFRRRYRMSRNLFLQIVDAIKGHDMYFEQRTDAMGRFGLSTLQKITVVFRMLAYSLPGKLESRLQLKA, encoded by the coding sequence ATGAATTTCTATATGGGAGGTTCATCTAATAATAATGATTCAAAttcctcttcatcatcatcatcagcatCATCATCTTTAGTTTTTGATGATGAAGTTGAGATGCAATTGTGCATGCAAACAATTCACATGAACAATTATGTGTTGCAGTGTTTGCAAGAAAATCAAAAGAATCATCCTATCAGAGTTGGCTCCATTCCAGGTCATTTGGTAATCAATCGAGATTGTGAAGGAGTTGATAATAATTTATTTCTCGATGATTTTTCAGATAATCCATGCTTTAATGAGGGTATGTTTCGTCGTAGATATCGGATGTCCCGGAATTTGTTCCTTCAAATTGTTGATGCAATTAAAGGTCATGATATGTACTTCGAACAACGCACTGATGCGATGGGTAGATTTGGATTATCTACTCTACAAAAAATCACAGTCGTGTTTAGAATGTTGGCATACAGTTTGCCAGGAAAATTGGAGAGTCGACTGCAGTTGAAAGCATGA